A genomic window from Streptomyces sp. WMMC940 includes:
- a CDS encoding DUF5682 family protein has protein sequence MTAPTAHPPRAAADSRHPDRVWPCAGPMVLGVRHHGPGSARAVLAALDAAEPRAVLIEGPPEGDALLPLAADEAMVPPVALLAHAVDDPGRAAFWPFAEFSPEWVAIRWALAHDVTVRFVDLPAAHSLAAAADPSWGDEEDVVSGEEPTLRVDPIGALAEAAGYDDPERWWEDVVEHRGGPEPKGRAGPGEGVLAPFAAIGEAMAALRERYGHGGHPRDLVREAHMRIRLRAARKEFGDEVAVVCGAWHVPALTARSTATADRALLKGLPKVRTETTWVPWTHRRLARLDGPPGRGSGGGYGAGVESPGWYAHLFGVPDRPVERWMTKVAGLLREEGRMVSSAHVIEAVRLAGTLAAVRDRPLAGLGETIDAVRAVMCDGSDVPLALVRDRVVVGDVLGEVPDTAPVVPLQRDLARLQRGLRLRPEPAERELELDLRKDNDAARSRLLHRLRLLGVGWGRPEAGRGSTGTFRETWRLRWEPELYVRVAEAGVWGTTVLSAATARAESEAVSVTALAEVTSLAERCLLAELPDALPVVMRALADRAALDADVGHLADALPALARSLRYGDVRATDTAALAEVAAGIAERICVVLPPACTGLDADAAAGMRGRLDGVHSAIGLLPQSGELGGRWADALRRLVLRDTVPGLIRGRAARLLLDDGRLAEGEAARLMGRALSRGTASAEAAAWIEGFVGGASGGGMLLVHDERLLGLVDAWLTSVPADAFTDVLPLLRRTFSAYEPGVRRTLGELARRGRTAGGPVRAETGVPGFGAGADERRADAVLPVLRLILEGERV, from the coding sequence ATGACGGCGCCGACGGCGCACCCGCCCCGGGCGGCCGCGGACTCCCGTCACCCGGACCGGGTGTGGCCCTGCGCGGGGCCGATGGTTCTCGGCGTGCGGCACCACGGCCCGGGGTCCGCCAGGGCGGTGCTGGCCGCGCTGGACGCGGCGGAGCCGCGAGCCGTGCTGATCGAAGGACCTCCGGAGGGAGACGCGTTGCTGCCGCTCGCGGCCGACGAGGCCATGGTGCCGCCCGTGGCCCTTCTCGCCCACGCCGTGGACGACCCGGGACGCGCCGCGTTCTGGCCGTTCGCCGAATTCTCCCCGGAGTGGGTGGCGATCCGCTGGGCACTGGCCCACGACGTGACCGTGCGGTTCGTCGACCTGCCCGCCGCTCACTCCCTCGCGGCGGCCGCCGACCCCTCGTGGGGCGACGAGGAGGACGTCGTGTCCGGGGAGGAGCCCACGCTCCGCGTCGACCCGATCGGCGCGCTCGCCGAAGCCGCCGGGTACGACGACCCGGAGCGCTGGTGGGAGGACGTCGTCGAGCACCGTGGTGGGCCGGAACCCAAGGGGCGCGCGGGTCCGGGGGAGGGCGTTCTCGCGCCGTTCGCCGCCATCGGCGAGGCCATGGCCGCCCTCCGTGAGCGGTACGGACACGGGGGCCACCCCCGCGACCTCGTCCGCGAGGCCCATATGCGGATCCGGTTGCGGGCGGCGCGCAAGGAGTTCGGGGACGAGGTGGCCGTCGTCTGTGGTGCCTGGCACGTGCCCGCGCTGACGGCCCGGTCCACCGCCACCGCGGACCGCGCCCTCCTGAAGGGCCTGCCGAAGGTCAGGACCGAGACGACCTGGGTGCCCTGGACCCACCGCAGGCTCGCCCGACTGGACGGACCCCCGGGGCGGGGCTCCGGCGGAGGATACGGCGCGGGCGTCGAATCGCCCGGCTGGTACGCCCATCTCTTCGGCGTTCCGGACCGGCCCGTCGAGCGCTGGATGACCAAGGTGGCCGGTCTGCTCAGGGAAGAGGGCCGGATGGTGTCCTCCGCCCATGTCATCGAGGCGGTCCGGCTCGCCGGGACGCTCGCGGCCGTGCGCGACCGTCCGCTGGCGGGACTGGGGGAGACGATCGACGCCGTCCGGGCCGTGATGTGCGACGGCTCGGACGTGCCCCTCGCGCTGGTCCGGGACAGGGTGGTCGTCGGGGACGTCCTCGGCGAGGTCCCGGACACCGCGCCCGTGGTGCCTCTGCAGCGCGACCTGGCCCGCCTCCAGCGCGGTCTGCGGCTCAGACCCGAACCGGCCGAGCGGGAGCTGGAGCTCGATCTCCGCAAGGACAACGACGCGGCGCGCAGCCGGCTGCTGCACCGGCTGCGGCTCCTCGGCGTGGGCTGGGGCCGCCCGGAGGCGGGGCGCGGTTCGACCGGTACCTTCCGCGAGACCTGGCGGCTGCGCTGGGAGCCCGAGCTGTACGTCAGGGTCGCGGAGGCGGGCGTCTGGGGCACCACGGTGCTCTCCGCGGCCACCGCCAGGGCCGAGTCGGAGGCCGTCTCGGTGACGGCACTGGCCGAGGTCACGTCCCTCGCCGAGCGCTGTCTGCTCGCCGAACTCCCCGACGCGCTGCCGGTGGTGATGAGGGCGCTCGCGGACCGGGCCGCGCTCGACGCGGACGTGGGCCATCTCGCGGACGCCCTGCCGGCGCTCGCCCGCTCGCTGCGGTACGGGGACGTCCGCGCGACGGACACCGCCGCGCTCGCCGAGGTGGCAGCCGGAATCGCCGAGCGCATCTGCGTCGTGCTGCCGCCCGCGTGCACCGGACTCGACGCCGACGCCGCGGCCGGGATGCGCGGCCGCCTCGACGGAGTGCACTCCGCGATCGGACTGCTTCCGCAGTCCGGGGAGCTCGGCGGCCGGTGGGCGGATGCGCTGCGCAGGCTCGTCCTGCGGGACACGGTGCCCGGGTTGATACGGGGGCGTGCGGCCCGGCTGCTGCTGGACGACGGCCGTCTCGCCGAAGGGGAGGCGGCACGGCTGATGGGTCGCGCCCTGTCGCGCGGTACCGCGTCCGCCGAGGCGGCCGCCTGGATCGAGGGCTTCGTCGGCGGTGCGTCGGGGGGCGGGATGCTCCTCGTCCACGACGAGCGTCTCCTCGGCCTCGTCGACGCCTGGCTGACGTCGGTCCCGGCCGACGCCTTCACGGACGTTCTCCCGCTGCTGCGCCGCACGTTCTCGGCGTACGAGCCGGGTGTGCGCCGCACCCTCGGCGAGTTGGCGCGGCGGGGGCGGACCGCCGGCGGGCCGGTGCGCGCGGAGACCGGGGTGCCGGGCTTCGGGGCCGGGGCCGACGAGCGGCGCGCCGATGCCGTGCTGCCCGTACTGCGGCTGATTCTGGAGGGGGAGAGGGTATGA
- a CDS encoding ATP-binding protein, with translation MTVPETTAESGVSALRPHAEAAFAGELAALAAADDRPRPPRWRLSPWAVATYLLGGTLSDGTVITPKYVGPRRIVEVAVTTLATDRALLLLGVPGTAKTWVSEHLAAAVSGDSTLLVQGTAGTPEEAVRYGWNYARLLAHGPSRDALVPSPVMRAMADGMTARVEELTRIPADVQDTLITILSEKTLPIPELGEEVQAVRGFNLVATANDRDRGVNDLSSALRRRFNTVVLPLPATAEAEVDIVSRRVDQMGRSLDLPAVPEGIDEIRRVVTVFRELRDGVTSDGRTKLKSPSGTLSTAEAISVVTNGLALAAHFGDGVLRPGDVAAGILGAVVRDPAADRTVWQEYLETVVRERDGWKDFYRACREVSA, from the coding sequence ATGACCGTGCCCGAAACCACCGCGGAGTCCGGTGTCTCGGCCCTGCGCCCGCACGCCGAGGCCGCGTTCGCCGGCGAGCTCGCGGCACTGGCCGCGGCGGACGACCGGCCGCGTCCGCCCCGCTGGCGGCTCTCGCCGTGGGCCGTGGCCACCTATCTGCTCGGCGGCACGCTGTCCGACGGCACGGTGATCACGCCGAAGTACGTGGGTCCCCGCCGGATCGTCGAGGTCGCCGTCACGACGCTCGCCACCGACCGGGCGCTGCTCCTCCTCGGTGTGCCCGGCACGGCCAAGACCTGGGTGTCCGAGCACCTGGCCGCGGCGGTCAGCGGGGACTCCACGCTGCTGGTGCAGGGCACGGCCGGCACCCCGGAGGAGGCGGTCCGGTACGGGTGGAACTACGCCCGGCTGCTCGCCCACGGCCCGAGCCGCGACGCCCTCGTGCCCAGCCCGGTGATGCGGGCGATGGCCGACGGCATGACCGCGCGGGTCGAGGAGCTCACCCGCATCCCGGCGGACGTGCAGGACACGCTCATCACGATCCTGTCGGAGAAGACCCTCCCGATCCCGGAGCTGGGGGAGGAGGTGCAGGCGGTCCGCGGGTTCAACCTCGTCGCCACCGCCAACGACCGCGACCGCGGCGTCAACGACCTGTCGAGCGCGCTGCGCCGCCGGTTCAACACCGTGGTCCTGCCGCTGCCCGCGACCGCCGAGGCGGAGGTCGACATCGTGTCCCGGCGGGTGGACCAGATGGGACGTTCGCTGGATCTGCCGGCGGTGCCCGAGGGCATCGACGAGATCCGCCGGGTCGTCACGGTCTTCCGCGAACTGCGGGACGGCGTCACCTCGGACGGGCGCACCAAGCTCAAGTCCCCCTCGGGGACGCTCTCCACCGCGGAGGCGATCTCCGTCGTCACCAACGGGCTGGCGCTCGCGGCACACTTCGGCGACGGCGTGCTGCGGCCCGGCGACGTGGCAGCCGGGATCCTCGGTGCCGTCGTCCGGGACCCGGCCGCGGACCGGACGGTCTGGCAGGAGTACCTGGAGACGGTCGTCCGCGAGCGGGACGGCTGGAAGGACTTCTACCGCGCCTGCCGCGAGGTGAGCGCATGA
- a CDS encoding VWA domain-containing protein yields the protein MSATADSAGAGRASDERLRRWRLVLGGGPADGTGRALTGTDAAVDGALSSLYGAGDGKERRAGRRSAGLEASAPSVARWLGDIRTYFPNSVVQVMQRDAVDRLGLSTLLLEPEMLEAVEADVHLVGTLLSLDKAMPEKTKETARGVVRKVVQDLESRLATRTRATLTGALDRSARISRPRHRDIDWDRTIRANLANYLPEHGTVVPERLIGHGRASRSVKKDVVLCIDQSGSMAASVVHAAVFGAVLASVRSIATRLVVFDTSVVDLTDQLDDPVDVLFGTRLGGGTDINRALAYCQSRITRPADTVVVLISDLHEGGIRDEMLKRVASMKASGVQFIALLALSDEGAPAYDHDHAAALAALGAPAFACTPDLFPEVMAAAIEKRPLPVPADT from the coding sequence ATGAGCGCGACGGCGGACTCCGCGGGGGCGGGGAGGGCGTCCGACGAGAGGCTACGCCGCTGGCGGCTGGTGCTCGGCGGGGGACCGGCGGACGGCACCGGCCGCGCCCTGACTGGCACGGACGCGGCCGTGGACGGCGCGCTGTCCTCGCTCTACGGAGCCGGTGACGGCAAGGAGAGGCGCGCCGGCAGGCGTTCGGCCGGACTGGAGGCCTCCGCGCCCTCCGTCGCCCGCTGGCTCGGAGACATCCGTACGTACTTCCCGAACTCCGTGGTCCAGGTCATGCAGCGGGACGCCGTCGACCGGCTCGGACTGTCCACGCTGCTGCTGGAGCCGGAGATGCTGGAGGCCGTCGAAGCGGACGTCCATCTCGTCGGCACGCTGCTCTCGCTCGACAAGGCGATGCCGGAGAAGACGAAGGAAACCGCCCGCGGGGTCGTCCGGAAGGTCGTCCAGGACTTGGAGAGCCGGCTGGCGACGCGCACCCGCGCGACCCTCACGGGCGCGCTCGACCGCAGTGCGCGCATCAGCCGGCCGCGGCACCGGGACATCGACTGGGACCGCACGATCCGGGCGAACCTCGCCAACTACCTTCCCGAGCACGGCACGGTGGTGCCCGAGCGCCTCATCGGCCACGGCCGTGCCTCGAGGTCGGTGAAGAAGGACGTCGTCCTGTGCATCGACCAGTCCGGGTCGATGGCGGCGTCCGTCGTCCACGCCGCGGTGTTCGGCGCGGTGCTGGCCTCTGTGCGGTCGATCGCGACCCGGCTCGTCGTCTTCGACACCTCGGTCGTCGACCTGACGGACCAGCTGGACGACCCGGTGGACGTCCTGTTCGGCACCCGGCTCGGCGGCGGTACGGACATCAACCGTGCGCTCGCGTACTGCCAGTCGCGGATCACCCGGCCCGCCGACACCGTCGTCGTGCTGATCAGCGATCTCCACGAGGGCGGTATCCGCGACGAGATGCTGAAGCGGGTGGCGTCGATGAAGGCGTCGGGGGTGCAGTTCATCGCCCTGCTCGCCCTCTCCGACGAGGGAGCTCCCGCGTACGACCATGACCACGCGGCGGCTCTGGCGGCCCTGGGCGCCCCGGCGTTCGCGTGCACGCCCGACCTCTTCCCCGAGGTCATGGCGGCCGCGATCGAGAAGCGGCCGCTGCCGGTGCCGGCCGACACATGA